One genomic region from Cytophagia bacterium CHB2 encodes:
- a CDS encoding PDZ domain-containing protein: protein PYLGVSVKNQNNQAVIAEVAEASPAAQAGLEADDRLLACDDKALAFDNWQEVVQAKPVGTKINLLIARRGRIRKLEVTLAAQPAASFEFSISETAAAEANTLRAQWWQPYAGRETK, encoded by the coding sequence CCTTATCTCGGTGTCAGCGTCAAGAATCAAAACAATCAAGCGGTAATTGCAGAAGTGGCTGAGGCCTCCCCTGCTGCGCAAGCGGGATTGGAGGCGGACGATCGTCTGCTGGCATGCGATGATAAAGCCCTCGCGTTCGATAATTGGCAGGAGGTGGTGCAGGCAAAACCGGTGGGAACAAAAATCAATTTACTCATCGCGCGGCGCGGCCGCATTCGCAAGCTGGAGGTGACTTTGGCGGCGCAGCCAGCGGCCTCATTTGAATTTTCCATTTCGGAGACTGCCGCGGCAGAGGCTAACACATTACGTGCGCAATGGTGGCAACCCTATGC